The following coding sequences are from one Sesamum indicum cultivar Zhongzhi No. 13 linkage group LG11, S_indicum_v1.0, whole genome shotgun sequence window:
- the LOC105173883 gene encoding beta-glucosidase-like: MANNVTGAQVSRYVGAKLTRHDFPADFVFGGATATYQVEGAYAQDGRSLSNWDVFALQRPGKILDGSNGCVAIDHYNRFKEDVRLMKKLGLDAYRFSLSWSRILPGGRLSGGINREGIKFYNDLIDFLLSQGIEPFVTIFHFDVPQCLEEEYGGFLSPRIVQDFAEYAELCFFEFGDRVKFWITQNEPVTFTKNGYVLGSFPPGHGSTSAHPGENNALGHRCARGVDNTCYGGDAGTEPYIVAHYLIIAHAVAVDIYRKNYQAVQGGKIGVTNMSGWFDPYSNTQADIDAASRAVDFMWGWFVAPIVTGDYPPVMRERVGNRLPKFTPEQTRLVKGSFDFIGMNYYTTYWAAYKPTPPGTPPTYASDQEVEFFMERDGIPIGEQAASEWLYIVPYGIRELLLHTKNVYNDPIIYITENGVNEKNDRSVTIAAALKDDVRIKFHQDHLVSSKEAMDLGVKLKGYFAWSLFDNYEWAEGYTVRFGMYYVDFVNGCTRYPKQSAIWYMNFLNKSILPRPKRQVELIEDDQAATKRSKKGR; the protein is encoded by the exons ATGGCCAACAACGTCACCGGTGCTCAGGTGTCGAGGTACGTCGGCGCCAAACTCACCCGCCACGACTTCCCGGCGGACTTCGTCTTTGGCGGCGCCACCGCCACTTACCAG GTGGAAGGTGCTTATGCACAGGATGGTAGATCGTTAAGTAATTGGGATGTTTTTGCCTTACAGAGGCCTG GTAAAATTCTCGATGGTTCCAATGGTTGTGTTGCGATTGATCATTACAATAGATTCAAG GAAGATGTGAGGTTGATGAAAAAGCTGGGCTTAGACGCTTACAGATTTTCTCTCTCATGGTCTAGAATATTGCCtg GTGGAAGATTGAGCGGTGGTATCAACAGAGAAGGCATAAAATTCTATAATGATCTAATTGACTTCTTGTTGTCTCAAG gaATTGAGCCTTTCGTAACCATCTTCCATTTTGATGTTCCCCAATGCTTGGAAGAGGAGTACGGTGGCTTTTTAAGCCCTAGGATTGt GCAAgattttgctgaatatgcagAATTGTGCTTCTTTGAATTTGGTGATCGAGTAAAATTTTGGATAACTCAAAATGAGCCAGTTACATTCACCAAAAACGGATACGTTCTTGGATCCTTCCCACCTGGTCATGGTTCAACTTCAGCACATCCTGGTGAAAATAATGCTCTAGGACATAGATGTGCTCGTGGAGTAGACAATACTTGTTATGGCGGAGATGCAGGAACTGAACCATATATTGTGgcacattatttaattattgccCATGCTGTAGCTGTTGATATATACAGAAAAAACTATCAG GCCGTTCAAGGTGGAAAGATTGGGGTTACTAATATGTCAGGATGGTTTGATCCTTATAGTAATACTCAAGCTGATATCGACGCTGCCTCAAGAGCTGTCGATTTTATGTGGGGATg GTTTGTAGCACCAATAGTAACCGGTGACTATCCTCCGGTTATGAGGGAACGAGTAGGAAATCGACTACCTAAATTTACACCAGAACAAACGAGATTGGTAAAAGGATCCTTCGACTTTATAGGAATGAATTATTACACTACTTATTGGGCAGCATATAAACCCACCCCACCCGGTACACCACCGACTTATGCTTCGGACCAAGAAGTTGAATTCTTTA TGGAGCGAGATGGCATTCCCATTGGCGAACAG GCTGCCTCCGAATGGTTGTACATTGTGCCATATGGAATCCGAGAGCTGCTTCTTCACACAAAGAATGTGTATAATGATCCTATCATTTACATCACGGAGAATG GGGTGAACGAAAAGAATGACAGGAGCGTTACAATTGCCGCAGCTTTAAAGGATGATGTTAGAATCAAATTCCATCAAGACCATTTGGTCAGCTCAAAGGAAGCCATGGA CTTGGGAGTGAAGCTCAAGGGCTATTTCGCATGGTCattgtttgataattatgaATGGGCAGAAGGATACACGGTTCGATTTGGAATGTACTACGTGGACTTTGTCAATGGTTGCACCAGATACCCCAAGCAGTCAGCTATATGGTATATGAACTTCCTGAATAAAAGCATCCTTCCACGTCCCAAGAGACAAGTTGAACTAATTGAAGACGACCAAGCAGCAACGAAAAGATCAAAAAAGGGTCGTTAA